In Nymphaea colorata isolate Beijing-Zhang1983 unplaced genomic scaffold, ASM883128v2 scaffold0283, whole genome shotgun sequence, a single window of DNA contains:
- the LOC116244728 gene encoding uncharacterized protein LOC116244728 yields MNAVTQASVEASILCTLITQPIWVIKTRMLLNTNPKISEYQNFKRQVKEVYSHYGLKGALRGLELSLILSFSGVIQMYVYEGSKILFDRLKLPESRLGEKHFICGSLSKIFSILLSYPITTLRTRIQQSQFVTCSSDQKYKSLRDLAGRTWREEGVRGLYKGMNANLMKGMSQKGIYFYFYEIFKQYLFPSLQEGKIY; encoded by the coding sequence ATGAATGCGGTTACGCAGGCTAGCGTGGAGGCGAGCATCCTCTGCACGCTGATAACGCAGCCAATATGGGTGATCAAGACCAGGATGCTGCTGAACACGAACCCCAAAATCAGCGAGTACCAGAACTTCAAGCGCCAGGTGAAGGAAGTCTACTCCCACTACGGTCTCAAGGGAGCCTTGCGAGGACTGGAGCTCAGCTTGATCCTCTCCTTTTCTGGAGTGATTCAGATGTATGTCTACGAGGGGTCCAAAATCCTCTTCGACAGGCTGAAACTGCCCGAGTCCAGACTGGGAGAGAAGCACTTCATCTGCGGCAGCCTCAGCAAGATCTTCTCGATCCTACTCTCATACCCCATCACTACCCTCCGCACCAGAATACAGCAGAGCCAATTTGTCACTTGCTCCTCCGACCAGAAATACAAATCGCTGCGGGACCTCGCGGGCAGGACGTGGCGGGAGGAGGGAGTTCGTGGGCTTTACAAGGGCATGAACGCAAACTTGATGAAGGGGATGAGTCAGAAGGGAATTTACTTTTACTTCTACGAGATTTTCAAGCAGTATCTCTTCCCCAGTCTGCAGGAGGGCAAAATTTACTGA